A single Halogeometricum sp. S3BR5-2 DNA region contains:
- a CDS encoding DUF63 family protein, producing MSSYLSKQTVEALPETGSKEWWLLYLLAPIVLGAISMLVFPALVYDRFIWQYLWGPVVADAAGRPVVHDGVRAVTGYNVVNTATYLAAVGYSFPGLRAYLRYLNVTFDARLAYGFAPIIIAGGAMRALEDIGLLGDYAVLFITPTIYLVVTAITILALGVGALARNRGFLSIPGTVGVVGAIWAVGAVGWAFLYGATTAAPLRLWVPVATTGIALGVTALYYWGVRFVDVAHLRHPMLLLAVFGQLWDAAQNLIGVTFLGYSPKMFLTNLIYQATGFPGSTFVLKFLVTGGIVWYLADAKPEMNRTWWWLMTFFIGAIGLPMGVRGSLRMMLGV from the coding sequence ATGAGTTCTTATCTCTCAAAGCAGACAGTAGAAGCTCTCCCTGAGACAGGAAGCAAGGAATGGTGGTTGCTTTATCTTCTGGCTCCAATTGTCCTTGGTGCGATCTCCATGCTCGTGTTTCCGGCTCTCGTCTACGACCGCTTTATTTGGCAATATCTCTGGGGACCGGTCGTCGCAGATGCTGCTGGCCGTCCCGTAGTCCACGACGGCGTTCGCGCAGTTACCGGCTACAATGTTGTGAACACAGCGACGTATCTCGCCGCAGTCGGGTATAGTTTCCCGGGATTGCGTGCATATCTACGGTACCTGAACGTCACATTCGACGCTCGACTGGCCTACGGATTCGCACCGATAATTATCGCCGGTGGAGCGATGCGAGCGTTGGAGGACATCGGGCTGCTCGGCGACTATGCTGTCTTGTTCATCACGCCTACGATTTATCTCGTCGTCACCGCCATTACGATCCTTGCGCTCGGCGTCGGGGCATTGGCTCGTAACCGGGGATTCCTTTCGATTCCGGGGACCGTCGGTGTAGTCGGAGCAATCTGGGCGGTAGGCGCTGTCGGCTGGGCATTCCTGTACGGGGCGACAACAGCCGCTCCGCTTCGACTCTGGGTCCCGGTTGCGACGACGGGGATTGCGCTCGGTGTGACCGCTTTGTACTACTGGGGCGTGAGATTCGTTGATGTCGCCCACCTCCGTCACCCGATGCTCCTGCTCGCCGTCTTCGGCCAACTGTGGGACGCAGCACAAAACCTCATTGGCGTTACCTTCCTCGGGTATTCGCCGAAGATGTTTCTGACCAACCTCATCTATCAAGCGACCGGGTTTCCTGGATCGACGTTCGTTCTCAAATTCCTCGTCACCGGTGGTATCGTGTGGTACCTCGCGGACGCGAAGCCTGAAATGAACCGGACCTGGTGGTGGCTCATGACGTTCTTCATCGGGGCAATCGGGCTGCCGATGGGCGTTCGCGGGTCACTCCGAATGATGCTTGGAGTCTGA